A genomic segment from Burkholderia plantarii encodes:
- the tkt gene encoding transketolase encodes MTSTPKSVPAPRDPHLREMANCIRFLSMDAVQKANSGHPGAPMGMADIATVLFRDFMRFDAADPHWIDRDRFVLSNGHGSMLLYSLLYLTGYADMTLDQLKQFRQVGSKTPGHPEYRHADGIELTTGPLGQGIAESVGMALAERILNARFGNELVDHFTYVFLGDGCLMEGISQEAISLAGHLKLDKLIAFWDNNSISIDGPTKLAVSDNEIERFRASGWRVLEIDGHDTDAIHGAIVTARESSGQPTLIACRTIIGFGFPTRAGTQKAHSDAPGEEEIAGARELLGWHSPPFEIPAPLLKEWREIGAKGREARLAWADRVKQAPAALREEFERRNEGRLPPDWKAAIAAARDAFTTSGDEMATRKASGTVLDHLFDAIPELLGGSADLTPSNNTKTKHQTEISPGHYDGAYVHYGVREHGMAAAMNGIALHGGLIPYGGTFLCFSDYCRPAIRLAAMMQIRTIFVMTHDSIGLGEDGPTHQPVEHLAALRAIPHLGVYRPGDPVETAECWELILDQPRRAALIALSRQPVPLLRKEGGTENRSARGAYVLHEAEGGPRRLTLLATGSELHLAVQARERLQRDGVPTAVVSMPCRLLFEEQDAAYRRAVLGDTPARVAVEAAVELGWERYLGPQGRFIGMHGFGESGKVQDVYEKFGITVDAVVKAAREVIRDVEG; translated from the coding sequence ATGACTTCCACCCCGAAGAGCGTCCCCGCCCCGCGCGATCCGCATCTGCGCGAGATGGCGAACTGCATCCGCTTCCTGTCGATGGACGCGGTCCAGAAAGCCAACAGCGGCCACCCCGGCGCGCCGATGGGCATGGCCGACATCGCCACCGTCCTGTTCCGCGATTTCATGCGCTTCGACGCGGCCGATCCGCACTGGATCGATCGCGACCGCTTCGTGCTGTCGAACGGCCATGGCTCGATGCTGCTCTACAGCCTGCTCTACCTGACCGGCTATGCCGACATGACGCTCGATCAGCTCAAGCAGTTCCGGCAGGTGGGCAGCAAGACGCCGGGCCACCCCGAGTACCGCCACGCGGACGGCATCGAGCTGACCACCGGGCCGCTCGGCCAGGGCATCGCCGAATCGGTCGGCATGGCGCTCGCCGAGCGGATCCTGAACGCGCGATTTGGCAACGAGCTGGTCGATCATTTCACCTACGTGTTCCTCGGCGACGGCTGCCTGATGGAGGGCATCAGCCAGGAGGCGATCTCGCTGGCCGGCCACCTGAAGCTCGACAAGCTGATCGCGTTCTGGGACAACAATTCGATCTCGATCGACGGCCCGACCAAGCTGGCCGTCTCCGACAACGAGATCGAGCGCTTTCGCGCCTCGGGCTGGCGCGTGCTCGAGATCGACGGCCACGACACCGACGCGATCCACGGCGCGATCGTCACCGCGCGCGAATCGAGCGGCCAGCCGACGCTGATCGCGTGCCGCACCATCATCGGCTTCGGCTTCCCGACCCGCGCCGGCACCCAGAAGGCGCACAGCGACGCGCCCGGCGAGGAGGAAATCGCCGGCGCGCGCGAGCTGCTGGGCTGGCATTCGCCGCCGTTCGAGATCCCCGCGCCGCTGCTGAAGGAATGGCGCGAGATCGGCGCGAAGGGGCGCGAGGCGAGACTCGCCTGGGCCGACCGCGTGAAGCAGGCACCCGCCGCGCTGCGCGAGGAATTCGAGCGGCGCAACGAAGGCCGGCTGCCGCCCGACTGGAAGGCCGCGATCGCCGCCGCGCGCGACGCGTTCACGACGAGCGGCGACGAGATGGCCACGCGCAAGGCCAGCGGCACCGTGCTCGACCACCTGTTCGACGCGATTCCCGAACTGCTCGGCGGCTCGGCGGACCTGACGCCGTCGAACAACACCAAAACGAAGCACCAGACCGAGATCAGCCCCGGCCACTACGACGGCGCCTACGTCCACTACGGCGTGCGCGAGCACGGCATGGCCGCCGCCATGAACGGCATCGCGCTGCATGGCGGCCTGATCCCCTACGGCGGCACCTTCCTCTGCTTCTCCGACTATTGCCGTCCGGCGATCCGGCTCGCGGCGATGATGCAGATTCGCACCATCTTCGTGATGACGCACGACTCGATCGGGCTCGGCGAGGACGGCCCGACACACCAGCCGGTCGAGCATCTGGCCGCGCTGCGCGCGATCCCGCACCTCGGCGTCTATCGCCCCGGCGACCCGGTGGAGACGGCCGAGTGCTGGGAGCTGATCCTCGATCAGCCGCGCCGCGCCGCGCTGATCGCGCTGTCGCGCCAGCCGGTGCCGCTGCTGCGCAAGGAAGGCGGCACCGAGAACCGCTCCGCGCGCGGCGCCTACGTGCTGCACGAGGCCGAGGGCGGCCCGCGCCGGCTCACGCTGCTGGCCACCGGCTCGGAGCTGCATCTGGCCGTGCAGGCGCGCGAACGCCTGCAGCGGGACGGCGTGCCGACCGCCGTGGTGTCGATGCCGTGCCGGCTGCTGTTCGAGGAGCAGGACGCCGCGTACCGGCGCGCGGTGCTCGGCGACACGCCCGCGCGCGTGGCCGTGGAGGCCGCCGTCGAACTCGGTTGGGAACGCTATCTCGGGCCGCAGGGGCGCTTCATCGGCATGCACGGCTTCGGCGAATCGGGCAAGGTGCAGGACGTCTACGAGAAGTTCGGCATCACCGTGGACGCGGTCGTGAAGGCCGCGCGCGAGGTGATCCGCGACGTCGAGGGCTGA
- a CDS encoding LysR family transcriptional regulator, translating to MDLNALADFNLVAAHGGYGRASRASGRSKATLSRRVAELERAMGVRLLERGARGLVLTEAGELLAARTEGPMHEVADAVAAAREGLAAPRGLLRIAAPLLFSQIALGRLAAGFAAAYPEVRIEAVAEDRVVDLIEERFDVAIRPNPRADSNLVGRCFVRDRMVVVAAPSVARPVAADGDGAAPVAVPAVVMATREGETWRLDAGRLVIEPVPRLRLSSLLMVRDAAIAGAGVALLPRSIVAAALAARQLVEWGAHGAEVELWVLHTSRRLPSPKVRAFVEFVCARFPDGALLTDA from the coding sequence ATGGACCTGAACGCGCTGGCCGATTTCAATCTGGTTGCCGCGCACGGCGGCTACGGCCGGGCGAGCCGCGCGAGCGGCCGGTCGAAGGCGACGCTGTCGCGCCGCGTGGCGGAACTCGAGCGCGCGATGGGCGTGCGGCTGCTCGAGCGCGGCGCGCGGGGGCTGGTGCTGACCGAGGCGGGCGAGCTGCTGGCCGCGCGCACCGAGGGGCCGATGCACGAGGTGGCCGACGCCGTGGCCGCCGCGCGCGAGGGGCTCGCCGCGCCGCGCGGGCTGTTGCGGATCGCCGCGCCGCTGCTGTTCTCACAGATCGCGCTCGGGCGGCTCGCGGCCGGCTTCGCGGCCGCCTACCCGGAGGTGCGGATCGAGGCCGTGGCCGAGGACCGCGTGGTCGACCTGATCGAGGAGCGCTTCGACGTGGCGATCCGCCCGAACCCGCGCGCCGATTCGAACCTGGTCGGCCGCTGTTTCGTGCGCGACCGGATGGTGGTGGTGGCCGCGCCGTCGGTCGCGAGACCCGTGGCGGCGGATGGCGACGGCGCCGCGCCGGTGGCCGTGCCGGCCGTGGTGATGGCCACCCGCGAGGGCGAGACCTGGCGCCTCGACGCGGGCCGGCTCGTGATCGAACCGGTGCCGCGGCTGCGGCTGTCGTCGCTGCTGATGGTGCGCGACGCGGCCATCGCCGGCGCCGGCGTCGCGCTGCTGCCGCGCTCGATCGTGGCCGCCGCGCTCGCCGCCCGGCAACTCGTGGAATGGGGCGCGCACGGCGCCGAGGTCGAGCTGTGGGTGCTGCACACCTCGCGCCGGCTGCCGAGCCCGAAGGTGCGCGCGTTCGTCGAATTCGTCTGCGCGCGGTTCCCCGACGGTGCCCTGCTGACCGACGCGTGA
- a CDS encoding amino acid ABC transporter permease — protein MPWDVFAGNLRYLLIGAFPDGPLGGAALTLVLAVASALASGVIGFAAGVALAMAGRATRVALLVVIGFFRAIPVLMLIFWTYFLLPILFDVDVPGLVAVVCALSLIGGAYLAHSVQAGIAAVGDAQWQAGLSLGLTRWQTLREVVLPQAVRIMAPSFVNQWVSLVKDTSLAYIVGVNELSFVATQVNNRLMVYPIPVFLFVALLYLVLCSALDRIAMAWFVRRRTAAPEAADLPAAAV, from the coding sequence ATGCCGTGGGACGTGTTCGCGGGCAACCTGCGCTATCTGCTGATCGGTGCGTTTCCGGACGGCCCGCTCGGCGGCGCGGCGCTGACGCTGGTGCTGGCGGTGGCCTCGGCGCTGGCCTCGGGCGTGATCGGCTTCGCGGCCGGCGTGGCGCTGGCGATGGCGGGCCGCGCCACGCGCGTGGCGCTGCTGGTGGTGATCGGCTTCTTTCGCGCGATTCCGGTGCTGATGCTGATCTTCTGGACGTATTTCCTGCTGCCGATCCTGTTCGACGTGGACGTGCCGGGGCTGGTGGCGGTGGTCTGCGCGCTGTCGCTGATCGGCGGCGCCTATCTCGCGCATTCGGTGCAGGCCGGCATCGCGGCGGTGGGCGACGCGCAGTGGCAGGCGGGGCTCTCGCTCGGGCTCACGCGCTGGCAGACGCTGCGCGAGGTGGTGCTGCCGCAGGCGGTGCGGATCATGGCGCCGTCGTTCGTCAACCAGTGGGTGTCGCTGGTGAAGGACACCTCGCTCGCCTATATCGTCGGCGTCAACGAACTCTCGTTCGTGGCCACCCAGGTCAACAACCGGCTGATGGTGTATCCGATCCCGGTGTTCCTGTTCGTCGCGCTGCTGTATCTGGTGCTGTGTTCGGCGCTGGACCGGATCGCGATGGCGTGGTTCGTGCGCCGGCGCACCGCGGCGCCGGAAGCGGCGGACCTGCCGGCCGCCGCGGTCTGA
- a CDS encoding NADP-dependent oxidoreductase, producing the protein MNSNRALVLNGYGDASNTRLDTVAKPAPAPGEVLVRVAAAGINGLDWKIREGYVRDAFPLALPTVLGIELAGVVEAVGAGVTRFARGDRVAGGLGRVGAYADYVAVDAAKLARVPDGFDEVQAAALPVAAMSAWQSLHAAGPLAPGARVLIHGAAGGLGGFAVQFAKQAGAFVIATVRGRYADEVRALGADQVIDYETQRFEAEVADVDLVLDYVGGEALERSWQVLAPGGCVVGTTSPEIVARTPAGRRGLWFMVTPDAERLERIIADVARGRLVSRVTEVVAPDQLAGAIERHRVSAHRGKSVVDFRR; encoded by the coding sequence ATGAATTCCAACCGTGCCCTCGTGCTGAACGGCTATGGCGATGCATCGAACACGCGGCTCGACACCGTCGCGAAGCCGGCGCCCGCGCCGGGCGAGGTGCTGGTGCGCGTCGCCGCGGCCGGCATCAACGGCCTCGACTGGAAGATCCGCGAAGGCTACGTGCGCGACGCGTTTCCGCTGGCGCTGCCGACCGTGCTCGGCATCGAGCTGGCCGGCGTGGTGGAGGCGGTGGGCGCGGGCGTGACGCGCTTCGCGCGCGGCGATCGCGTGGCGGGCGGCCTGGGCCGCGTCGGCGCCTACGCGGACTACGTGGCGGTGGACGCGGCGAAGCTGGCGCGCGTACCCGACGGGTTCGACGAGGTGCAGGCCGCCGCGTTGCCGGTGGCCGCGATGTCGGCCTGGCAGAGCCTGCACGCGGCCGGGCCGCTCGCGCCGGGCGCGCGCGTGCTGATCCACGGCGCGGCGGGCGGCCTGGGCGGCTTCGCGGTGCAGTTCGCGAAGCAGGCCGGCGCGTTCGTGATCGCGACCGTGCGTGGGCGCTACGCGGACGAGGTGCGCGCGCTCGGCGCCGATCAGGTGATCGACTACGAGACGCAGCGTTTCGAGGCGGAGGTGGCCGACGTCGACCTGGTGCTCGACTACGTCGGCGGCGAGGCGCTGGAGCGCTCGTGGCAGGTGCTGGCGCCGGGGGGCTGCGTGGTCGGCACGACCTCGCCGGAGATCGTCGCGCGCACGCCGGCGGGGCGTCGCGGGCTCTGGTTCATGGTGACGCCCGATGCCGAACGGCTCGAACGGATCATCGCGGACGTCGCGCGAGGGCGGCTGGTGTCGCGCGTGACCGAGGTGGTGGCGCCGGACCAGCTGGCCGGGGCGATCGAGCGCCACCGCGTCTCGGCGCACCGGGGCAAGAGCGTGGTCGACTTCCGGCGCTGA
- a CDS encoding 3-phosphoshikimate 1-carboxyvinyltransferase, with translation MYLRVEPIKQLGRDMRVPASKPETQRAILAATLAAGTSIIHNDLRCLETETMKTACRKLGAIIEETDDSLVITGAGGRFSTDIHVIDAKGSGLVFRTMMALNCMRGFPTILTGDATLRRRVMKPLFDALHSLGASFTFLGDDDKAPVINWGKALKGTRCQLAGDISSQFVTAILMAAPFGEHSVDIEMTSPVLSNSYIAQTLEILRLAGINVEASPDYAAYRVHPGAYQPFETEINADFTSLSYLLMACVLFPGHYRIAGIDAATLQGEQLFVEIAEALGATMRYEAGRVLHVDSTAASLDGQFEFDVSHGPNIIPTLVALSLFVKGKFTVRGGAVTRFHKSSRIESMVAEVLKLGADIEILYHPDGHVDGFVTRGRARYAGGVSLSSQGDHRNFMSLFVAALRFDKACNLDGYSDVTCSFPDFLDQFQALGVQSTASAHYVVEAADE, from the coding sequence ATGTATCTGCGTGTCGAACCGATCAAACAGTTGGGACGGGATATGCGCGTTCCCGCCTCGAAGCCGGAAACGCAACGGGCGATTCTGGCCGCCACGCTCGCGGCGGGTACGTCGATCATCCATAACGATCTTCGCTGCCTCGAGACCGAAACCATGAAAACCGCGTGCCGCAAGCTCGGCGCGATCATCGAGGAGACCGACGATTCGCTGGTGATCACCGGCGCGGGGGGCCGCTTCAGCACCGACATCCACGTGATCGACGCCAAGGGTTCCGGCCTGGTGTTCCGCACCATGATGGCGCTGAACTGCATGCGTGGCTTTCCCACCATCCTGACGGGCGACGCCACGCTGCGCCGCCGCGTGATGAAGCCGCTGTTCGACGCGCTGCATTCGCTGGGCGCGAGCTTCACGTTCCTCGGCGACGACGACAAGGCACCCGTGATCAACTGGGGCAAGGCGCTCAAGGGCACGCGCTGCCAGCTGGCCGGCGACATCAGCTCGCAGTTCGTCACGGCGATCCTGATGGCCGCGCCGTTCGGCGAGCACAGCGTCGATATCGAAATGACCTCGCCGGTGCTGTCGAACTCGTACATCGCGCAGACGCTCGAGATCCTGCGCCTCGCCGGCATCAACGTGGAGGCGAGCCCCGACTATGCCGCGTATCGGGTGCATCCCGGCGCCTACCAGCCGTTCGAGACCGAGATCAACGCCGACTTCACGTCGCTGTCGTATCTGCTGATGGCTTGCGTGCTGTTCCCGGGCCACTACCGGATCGCCGGCATCGACGCGGCCACGCTGCAGGGCGAGCAGCTGTTCGTCGAGATCGCCGAGGCGCTCGGCGCGACGATGCGCTACGAGGCCGGCCGCGTCCTGCATGTCGACAGCACCGCCGCCAGCCTGGACGGGCAGTTCGAATTCGACGTCAGCCACGGGCCGAACATCATCCCGACGCTGGTCGCGCTGAGCCTGTTCGTGAAGGGCAAATTCACGGTGAGGGGCGGGGCGGTCACGCGCTTCCACAAGTCGTCGCGGATCGAGTCGATGGTGGCCGAGGTGCTGAAGCTCGGCGCCGACATCGAGATCCTGTATCACCCCGACGGCCACGTCGACGGATTCGTCACGCGCGGCAGGGCGCGTTACGCCGGCGGCGTGTCGCTGAGCAGCCAGGGCGACCACCGCAACTTCATGTCGCTGTTCGTGGCGGCCTTGCGTTTCGACAAGGCCTGCAATCTCGACGGATACAGCGACGTGACGTGCTCGTTTCCCGATTTTCTCGATCAGTTCCAAGCGCTTGGCGTCCAGAGTACGGCATCGGCGCATTACGTCGTCGAAGCCGCCGACGAATAA
- the soxC gene encoding sulfite dehydrogenase, which produces MPTENSRPSPAPASPSRRGALRRLAANAAGGVGATLLPTLAPAAPLEVAPWTREPGAALLSPPYGQPSPHEADVIRRSARPAAMPGSGSSMTPLAELHGTLTPNGLVYERHHAGVPAIDPDQHRLAVHGLVREARLYTMDDLLRLPSETRIHFLECSGNTRSEWAGPSGQPVQYTHGLLSCCEWTGVRLATLLDQSGVDPAARWLLAEGADGAAMTRSLPLDRILERALVVYAQNGERLRPENGYPLRLIVPGFEGNTHVKWLRRLKLIAAPEMTREETSKYTTLLPNGCARQFVFEMDAKSVITRPSAGHRLAARGYYALSGYAWSGRGRILRVEVSTDGGRSWREARLAGAPHDRALTRFEADWTWDGGPANLQSRAIDETGYVQPTREALVAARGLNSEYHYNGIQNWRVDETGEVRNA; this is translated from the coding sequence ATGCCCACCGAAAACTCCCGTCCCTCACCGGCGCCCGCCTCGCCGTCGCGCCGCGGCGCGCTGCGCCGGCTCGCCGCCAACGCGGCCGGCGGCGTCGGCGCCACGCTGCTGCCGACACTGGCCCCCGCCGCGCCGCTCGAGGTCGCCCCCTGGACCCGCGAGCCCGGCGCCGCGCTGCTCTCGCCGCCCTACGGCCAGCCGAGCCCGCACGAGGCCGACGTGATCCGCCGCAGCGCGCGGCCGGCCGCGATGCCGGGCTCGGGCTCGTCGATGACGCCGCTCGCCGAGCTGCACGGCACGCTGACGCCGAACGGCCTCGTCTACGAGCGCCATCACGCGGGCGTGCCCGCGATCGACCCGGACCAGCACCGGCTCGCGGTCCACGGCCTGGTGCGCGAGGCGCGGCTCTACACGATGGACGACCTGCTGCGCTTGCCGTCCGAGACGCGCATCCACTTCCTCGAATGCTCGGGCAACACGCGCAGCGAATGGGCCGGCCCGAGCGGCCAGCCGGTGCAATACACGCACGGCCTGCTGTCGTGCTGCGAGTGGACCGGCGTGCGGCTCGCCACGCTGCTCGACCAGTCCGGCGTCGATCCGGCCGCGCGCTGGCTGCTGGCCGAAGGCGCCGATGGCGCCGCGATGACGCGCAGCCTGCCGCTCGATCGCATCCTCGAACGCGCGCTGGTGGTCTACGCGCAGAATGGCGAGCGGCTGCGCCCCGAGAACGGCTACCCGCTGCGGCTGATCGTGCCCGGCTTCGAGGGCAACACCCACGTCAAGTGGCTGCGGCGCCTGAAGCTGATCGCGGCGCCCGAGATGACGCGCGAGGAAACCTCGAAATACACCACGCTGCTGCCGAACGGCTGCGCGCGGCAGTTCGTGTTCGAGATGGATGCGAAGTCGGTGATCACACGGCCCTCGGCGGGGCACCGGCTGGCCGCGCGCGGCTACTACGCGCTGAGCGGCTACGCGTGGTCGGGGCGCGGGCGGATCCTCCGCGTCGAGGTGTCCACCGACGGCGGACGCAGCTGGCGCGAGGCGCGCCTGGCCGGTGCGCCGCACGATCGCGCGCTGACGCGCTTCGAGGCCGACTGGACCTGGGACGGCGGCCCGGCGAACCTGCAGAGCCGCGCGATCGACGAGACCGGCTACGTGCAGCCCACGCGCGAGGCGCTGGTGGCCGCGCGCGGCTTGAATTCCGAGTACCACTACAACGGCATCCAGAACTGGCGCGTGGACGAAACCGGGGAGGTGCGCAATGCCTGA
- a CDS encoding leucine-rich repeat-containing protein kinase family protein — translation MTTTLEQLKAGELAGARHLKLGGGLTEFPREIFELADTLEVLDLSGNALGTLPDDLPRLAKLRVLFASNNPFTELPAVLGECGQLSMVGFKANRIREVPGAALPPRLRWLILTDNEIAALPPELGRCAELQKLMLAGNRLSALPDEMAACTRLELVRLAANRFEALPEWLLRLPRLAWLGYAGNPCAAAAEADAAADGAVGEIGWATLALGQKLGEGASGVIYRAIRLSADHHPQQAVAVKLFKGAVTSDGLPDREMAACLHAGAQPNLIGALGKLKGHPIGEQGLVMPLIEHDFEVLAAPPSFDSCTRDVYPDDRRFDLGATLRIAHGIASAAAHLHRRGILHGDLYAHNILHDGAGHALLGDFGAASLYGPRDAAPGLALQRIEVRAFGCLLEELLERTEAHRSAALDALAALTAACLSPDAGSRPGFEAIVERLRVHLAR, via the coding sequence GTGACGACCACCCTTGAACAACTGAAAGCCGGCGAACTCGCGGGCGCCCGGCACCTGAAACTCGGCGGCGGCCTGACCGAATTCCCGCGCGAGATCTTCGAGCTGGCCGACACGCTGGAAGTGCTCGATCTGTCCGGCAACGCGCTCGGCACGCTGCCCGACGACCTGCCCAGGCTCGCGAAGCTGCGCGTGCTGTTCGCCTCGAACAATCCGTTTACCGAACTGCCGGCCGTGCTCGGCGAGTGCGGGCAGCTGAGCATGGTGGGCTTCAAGGCGAACCGGATTCGCGAGGTGCCGGGCGCCGCGCTGCCGCCGCGGCTGCGCTGGCTGATCCTGACCGACAACGAGATCGCGGCGCTGCCGCCCGAACTCGGCCGCTGCGCCGAACTGCAGAAGCTGATGCTGGCCGGCAACCGCCTGAGCGCGCTGCCCGACGAGATGGCGGCCTGCACGCGGCTCGAACTGGTGCGGCTGGCCGCGAACCGGTTCGAGGCGTTGCCGGAGTGGCTGCTGCGGCTGCCGCGCCTGGCCTGGCTCGGCTACGCGGGCAACCCGTGCGCCGCCGCGGCCGAGGCCGACGCGGCGGCCGACGGCGCGGTCGGCGAGATCGGCTGGGCCACGCTCGCGCTTGGCCAGAAGCTCGGCGAGGGCGCCTCGGGCGTGATCTATCGCGCGATCCGGCTGTCGGCCGACCATCACCCGCAGCAGGCGGTGGCCGTGAAGCTGTTCAAGGGCGCGGTGACGAGCGACGGCCTGCCCGATCGCGAGATGGCCGCCTGCCTGCATGCGGGCGCGCAGCCGAACCTGATCGGCGCGCTCGGCAAGCTGAAGGGCCATCCGATCGGCGAGCAGGGGCTGGTGATGCCGCTGATCGAACACGACTTCGAAGTACTCGCGGCGCCGCCGAGCTTCGACAGCTGCACGCGCGACGTCTATCCAGACGACCGGCGCTTCGATCTGGGCGCGACGCTGCGGATCGCGCACGGCATCGCGTCGGCCGCCGCGCACCTGCACCGGCGCGGCATCCTGCATGGCGATCTCTACGCGCACAACATCCTGCACGACGGCGCCGGCCACGCGCTGCTCGGCGATTTCGGCGCCGCCTCGCTGTATGGCCCGCGCGACGCGGCGCCCGGCCTCGCGCTGCAGCGCATCGAGGTGCGCGCGTTCGGCTGCCTGCTGGAGGAACTGCTCGAACGCACCGAGGCGCACCGCTCGGCCGCGCTCGACGCGCTGGCCGCGTTGACGGCGGCCTGCCTGAGCCCCGATGCCGGCAGCCGCCCCGGCTTCGAGGCGATCGTCGAACGGCTGCGCGTGCATCTGGCGCGATAG
- a CDS encoding ABC transporter substrate-binding protein, whose product MKKTLLAASLATLASFTALFPALAHADRLDDIKKAGVLRVATFDSNPPFGFVDPATNHTVGLDVDYAKALADKLGVKLELQSTNPANRIPFLTSKKVDLVLANFTITDERAKQVDFSIPYFSSGQQFLAKKGVLTSKDQLNGFRIGADKGTTNEIAVREQFPKATIVAYDDTPFAFAALRAGNVQAITQDGPKLVGLLANVPDKQKYEIPPFTITNDYMGVGIPKGEPRLVSFVNDTLKGLEANGTATTIYNRWFGPTTKTPLTRTFKIGDKT is encoded by the coding sequence ATGAAAAAGACTTTGCTCGCCGCCTCGCTCGCCACGCTTGCCAGCTTCACCGCGCTGTTCCCCGCGCTCGCCCACGCCGATCGCCTCGACGACATCAAGAAGGCCGGCGTGCTGCGCGTGGCCACCTTCGACAGCAACCCGCCGTTCGGCTTCGTCGATCCGGCCACCAACCACACGGTGGGCCTCGACGTCGATTACGCGAAGGCGCTGGCCGACAAGCTCGGCGTCAAGCTCGAACTGCAGTCGACCAATCCGGCGAACCGGATTCCGTTCCTGACCTCGAAGAAGGTCGACCTCGTGCTCGCGAACTTCACGATCACCGACGAGCGCGCCAAGCAGGTCGATTTCAGCATTCCGTATTTCTCGTCGGGCCAGCAGTTCCTCGCGAAGAAGGGCGTGCTGACCTCGAAGGACCAGCTCAACGGCTTCCGGATCGGTGCCGACAAGGGCACCACCAACGAGATCGCGGTGCGCGAGCAGTTCCCGAAGGCGACCATCGTGGCCTATGACGACACGCCGTTCGCGTTCGCCGCGCTGCGCGCCGGCAACGTGCAGGCGATCACGCAGGACGGTCCGAAGCTGGTCGGCCTGCTCGCCAACGTGCCCGACAAGCAGAAGTACGAGATCCCGCCGTTCACGATCACCAATGACTACATGGGCGTGGGCATTCCGAAGGGCGAGCCGCGCCTGGTGTCGTTCGTCAACGACACGCTGAAGGGGCTGGAGGCGAACGGCACGGCCACCACGATCTACAACCGCTGGTTCGGGCCGACCACCAAGACGCCGCTCACGCGGACCTTCAAGATCGGCGACAAGACCTGA
- a CDS encoding amino acid ABC transporter permease, producing the protein MDSFLAPKYLLWLWQGFGVTIGLTLAAAVSSTFAGVSLALAGRSRWRAARFLVRAYIGAFRNTPLLVQLFFWYFGAATLLPDAAIGWLNAPHVATTLLGALHWPSFEFVAGWLGLTCYSAAFIAGEFEAGIAGVREGQWQAGAALGLTRLQAFRHIVLPQAVRIALPPLFGQYMNLVKNSSLTMAIGLAELSYASRQVETESFRTFEAFGVATVLYIAAIAVIEAALHAVRHAGAAGQGARR; encoded by the coding sequence ATCGACAGCTTCCTGGCGCCGAAATACCTGCTGTGGCTCTGGCAGGGATTCGGCGTGACCATCGGGCTTACGCTCGCCGCGGCGGTGTCGTCGACGTTCGCGGGCGTTTCGCTCGCGCTCGCCGGCCGCTCCCGCTGGCGCGCGGCCCGTTTCCTGGTGCGCGCCTACATCGGCGCGTTTCGCAACACCCCGTTGCTCGTGCAACTGTTTTTCTGGTACTTCGGCGCGGCCACGCTGCTGCCCGACGCGGCGATCGGCTGGCTCAACGCACCGCACGTGGCAACCACGCTGCTGGGCGCGCTGCACTGGCCGTCGTTCGAGTTCGTGGCGGGCTGGCTCGGCCTGACCTGCTACTCGGCCGCGTTCATCGCGGGCGAGTTCGAGGCCGGCATCGCCGGCGTGCGCGAGGGCCAATGGCAGGCCGGGGCCGCGCTCGGCCTCACGCGCCTGCAGGCGTTTCGCCATATCGTGCTGCCGCAGGCGGTGCGGATCGCGCTGCCGCCGCTGTTCGGCCAGTACATGAACCTCGTGAAGAATTCCTCGCTGACGATGGCGATCGGCCTGGCCGAGCTGTCCTATGCGTCGCGGCAGGTGGAGACGGAATCGTTCCGCACCTTCGAGGCGTTCGGCGTGGCCACGGTGCTCTACATCGCGGCGATCGCGGTGATCGAGGCCGCGCTGCACGCGGTGCGCCATGCCGGCGCGGCCGGCCAGGGAGCGCGCCGATGA